The following coding sequences lie in one Eubacterium ventriosum genomic window:
- a CDS encoding metallophosphoesterase family protein — MRFIHTGDIHLGATPESKRPWAANRGDEIWNTLERLIKKIKIDPVDLLIIAGDMFHRQPLLRELKEVDYLFSTIPDTKVVLCAGNHDAIKKGSFYDGFKWSENVIFLGDKNIESVEIPELNTCVYGLSYHQTEIKDAMYDHVIVDRPDMINILVAHGGDEKHIPINRKKLAMSGFDYVAMGHIHKPEIDEKMKMAYSGSLEPIDMNDIGPRGYIYGEISKRGLELEFVPFAKRIYRELDFTVTPTATNLEIRHRLIDMIKEQGQDDMYKITFSGYRDPDFDIDVSDIEGVGNVVSVIDNTVPDYDFEELYAENKDNILGMYIKKFLDRESLTPLQRKTLYYGTKALMDAMEDRA, encoded by the coding sequence ATGCGATTTATACATACTGGTGACATTCATCTTGGAGCCACTCCGGAGAGCAAAAGACCTTGGGCGGCTAACCGTGGAGATGAAATTTGGAATACTTTAGAACGTTTAATTAAAAAAATAAAAATAGACCCGGTAGATTTGCTTATTATTGCAGGGGATATGTTTCACAGACAGCCATTGCTTCGTGAACTTAAGGAAGTTGATTATTTGTTTTCGACTATTCCTGACACAAAGGTTGTTTTGTGCGCGGGAAATCATGATGCCATTAAAAAAGGCTCTTTTTATGACGGTTTCAAATGGAGTGAGAATGTTATTTTCTTAGGTGACAAGAATATTGAAAGTGTGGAGATTCCTGAGCTTAATACATGTGTGTATGGACTAAGTTATCACCAGACTGAAATTAAGGACGCAATGTATGACCATGTTATTGTGGACAGACCGGATATGATTAATATTCTGGTGGCTCATGGCGGTGACGAAAAGCATATTCCTATTAATAGAAAGAAGCTTGCAATGTCAGGTTTTGACTACGTGGCAATGGGACATATTCATAAGCCTGAAATAGATGAAAAGATGAAGATGGCATACAGTGGTTCTCTTGAACCTATTGATATGAATGATATTGGACCTAGAGGCTATATTTATGGTGAGATTTCAAAGAGAGGTCTTGAACTTGAATTTGTGCCTTTTGCAAAGAGAATTTACAGGGAACTTGATTTCACGGTAACTCCAACAGCTACTAATTTGGAAATAAGACATAGACTGATTGACATGATTAAGGAGCAGGGACAGGATGATATGTACAAGATTACTTTTAGCGGTTACAGAGATCCTGATTTTGACATTGATGTTTCAGATATTGAAGGTGTTGGAAATGTTGTAAGTGTTATCGACAATACGGTTCCTGATTATGATTTTGAAGAATTGTACGCTGAAAATAAGGACAATATTCTTGGAATGTACATAAAGAAATTTCTTGACAGGGAGAGTCTTACACCTTTGCAGCGTAAAACCCTTTACTATGGAACAAAGGCATTGATGGATGCCATGGAGGACAGGGCATGA
- the glgB gene encoding 1,4-alpha-glucan branching protein GlgB: MGNKNVITKDDCYLFGKGTHYEIYEKLGAHVTTIDGVKGTYFAVWAPHAVNVAVIGDFNDWLGFNHNMKMENDSGIWELFIPEVEEGAMYKYVISTQSGDTLYKADPYGFWAEKRPGNASRVANIDNYKWKDAKWISEKAKENHYELPMSIYEVHPGSWKKDFKGPDDEDGFYDYKRMAKELVAYVKDMGYTHVELMGILEHPFDGSWGYQVVGYYAPTSRYGTPQDFMYLVDAFHKAGIGVILDWVPAHFPKDAHGLAMFDGTPLYEYADPRLGEHPDWGTKVFDYSKTEVVNFLIANALFWVEKYHIDGLRVDAVASMLYLDYGREDGQWVPNKYGGNENLEAIEFFKHLSSVMNYRNPRAYIIAEESTAWPKVTMSPKEGGLGFSYKWNMGWMHDFLEYTKLDPLFKKGNHNKMTFGLTYAFSENFILVLSHDEVVHLKCSMINKMPGYPQDKFKNLKTAYTFMLGHPGRKLLFMGQEFAQLQEWSEARSLDWYLLDEPEHKDMQEYVKKLLHLYKEYPALYTETKGYGAFEWINANDSERSIFSFIRKTTEADYKNSIGFVCNFTPMERPDYIVGVPKAGTYKRLVTTETGEKQVVSYRAKKGECDGRPYRLEIPLRPYESVVFEFPKTRKKKATPKKKTK; this comes from the coding sequence ATGGGAAACAAGAATGTCATAACAAAAGATGACTGTTATTTGTTTGGAAAAGGTACTCATTATGAAATATATGAGAAACTGGGTGCACATGTTACAACAATTGATGGTGTAAAAGGAACATATTTCGCAGTTTGGGCACCCCATGCAGTTAACGTAGCCGTTATAGGTGATTTTAATGACTGGTTGGGATTTAACCATAACATGAAGATGGAAAATGATTCAGGCATCTGGGAACTTTTCATACCGGAGGTTGAAGAAGGCGCAATGTACAAGTATGTTATTTCTACACAAAGTGGGGATACATTGTACAAGGCTGATCCTTATGGTTTTTGGGCTGAGAAAAGACCCGGAAATGCTTCAAGGGTAGCAAATATTGATAATTACAAATGGAAAGATGCTAAATGGATATCAGAGAAGGCAAAGGAGAATCACTATGAACTTCCAATGTCAATCTATGAGGTTCATCCGGGTTCATGGAAAAAGGATTTTAAAGGTCCTGATGATGAAGACGGATTCTATGATTACAAGCGTATGGCTAAAGAACTTGTAGCATATGTTAAGGATATGGGATATACTCATGTAGAACTTATGGGTATATTGGAACATCCTTTTGATGGTTCATGGGGATATCAGGTTGTGGGATATTATGCACCTACATCAAGATATGGAACACCTCAGGATTTTATGTATTTGGTAGATGCTTTCCATAAAGCAGGAATCGGGGTTATTTTGGACTGGGTACCTGCCCACTTCCCAAAAGATGCTCACGGACTTGCAATGTTTGACGGAACACCACTTTATGAATATGCAGATCCAAGATTGGGAGAACATCCTGACTGGGGCACTAAGGTTTTCGATTATTCTAAGACAGAAGTTGTTAATTTTCTTATTGCAAACGCATTATTCTGGGTTGAAAAATATCACATAGACGGACTTCGAGTTGACGCAGTTGCTTCTATGTTATATTTGGATTACGGAAGAGAAGACGGACAGTGGGTTCCTAATAAGTATGGCGGTAATGAGAACTTGGAAGCTATTGAGTTCTTTAAACATTTAAGTAGTGTTATGAATTACAGAAATCCAAGAGCATATATTATTGCTGAAGAATCCACAGCATGGCCTAAGGTTACTATGTCACCTAAGGAAGGTGGCCTTGGATTTTCTTACAAGTGGAATATGGGCTGGATGCATGATTTCTTAGAGTATACTAAGCTTGATCCTTTGTTTAAGAAGGGTAATCATAATAAGATGACTTTCGGATTAACTTATGCATTTAGCGAGAATTTTATTTTAGTATTATCTCACGATGAAGTTGTTCATTTGAAATGTTCAATGATTAATAAGATGCCGGGTTATCCACAGGATAAATTTAAAAACTTAAAGACAGCATATACTTTTATGTTGGGACATCCGGGCAGAAAGCTGTTATTTATGGGACAGGAATTTGCTCAGTTACAGGAATGGTCAGAGGCTAGAAGCCTTGACTGGTATCTGCTTGATGAACCTGAACATAAGGACATGCAGGAATATGTAAAGAAATTACTTCACTTATATAAGGAATATCCGGCACTTTACACTGAAACAAAGGGCTATGGAGCTTTTGAGTGGATTAATGCCAATGACAGCGAAAGAAGTATTTTCAGTTTCATAAGAAAGACAACAGAAGCTGATTATAAGAACTCTATCGGTTTCGTGTGTAACTTTACACCAATGGAAAGACCTGATTATATTGTAGGAGTTCCAAAAGCCGGAACTTACAAGAGATTGGTTACAACAGAAACAGGTGAGAAACAGGTTGTAAGCTACAGAGCCAAGAAAGGCGAGTGCGATGGAAGACCATACAGATTGGAAATTCCACTTAGACCATACGAATCAGTAGTTTTCGAATTTCCAAAAACAAGAAAAAAGAAAGCTACACCAAAGAAGAAAACAAAATAA
- a CDS encoding ATP-binding protein has translation MIIKDIRLTNFGKFNHKMVTLEPGLNIVYGENEAGKTTLHTFIRGMLFGIEKQRGKASGKDLYTKYEPWENPANYHGMMRIESDGVTYRIERNFNKLNKSFKVINEDEGIELKTEEIENLFAGLDESCYYNTISISQLGSVTDKELEVILKNYAANLGTTKSMEIDIKSAFADLDKQKKNIMIESRIAEEDVVEKAIKNAKEDLEISQGEQHTIIASIEQKKQSLFNLSNKKKELSALDAKRLEALNKLNERKENLYQEAITLTADSEKFSASLEQIENHQKQLEQELADKGIDGRETMEYLLEKVTNRSNMPVLFIILMMGCIGGAAGFIMGNYQMMDLKQFWVKPGICLGAAFVFLILAIFKYGFNKKKRQKKLDALKEIKLVMDKLDAAKHERVYVERQLNNKKEALKDTQEFIKAEEEKSVDMQDYSDELKDLEAKEREINEAISKSQWILEQKQEKDIELQKKIDELEERFNKIKKAKVEIQAIEDAKSNIEDIADEIRNSFGKRLNERASYYISQITNGKYDNLSIDDKLNISVNSKHALIAATRLSKGTIEQIYMALRLAAADIIFEKDKKPILLDDAFAMYDNKRMGNTMRFMAENMEQVIIFSCHTREKLMADKLGLKYNFIRL, from the coding sequence ATGATTATAAAGGACATACGATTAACTAATTTTGGAAAATTTAATCATAAAATGGTAACTCTTGAACCGGGACTTAATATTGTATACGGTGAGAATGAAGCGGGAAAGACTACTCTTCATACTTTTATAAGAGGAATGCTCTTTGGAATAGAAAAACAGCGTGGAAAGGCAAGTGGTAAGGACCTTTACACTAAGTATGAGCCATGGGAGAATCCGGCTAATTATCACGGTATGATGCGAATCGAAAGCGATGGTGTAACTTATCGTATTGAGAGAAATTTTAATAAGCTTAATAAGTCTTTTAAGGTTATTAATGAAGATGAGGGTATTGAGCTTAAAACAGAGGAGATTGAAAATCTTTTCGCAGGGCTTGATGAAAGTTGTTATTATAACACTATAAGTATAAGCCAGCTTGGCAGCGTTACAGATAAGGAACTTGAAGTTATTCTTAAGAATTATGCGGCAAATCTTGGCACAACAAAGTCTATGGAGATTGATATTAAATCAGCATTTGCAGATTTAGATAAGCAGAAGAAAAATATAATGATTGAAAGCCGAATTGCCGAAGAGGATGTTGTTGAGAAGGCTATTAAGAATGCCAAAGAGGATTTGGAGATTTCTCAGGGCGAACAGCATACAATAATTGCTTCAATAGAGCAGAAAAAGCAGTCATTATTTAATCTTTCTAATAAGAAGAAGGAATTGTCAGCTCTTGATGCAAAACGACTTGAAGCCTTAAATAAACTTAATGAGCGTAAGGAGAATCTTTATCAGGAGGCAATTACTTTGACTGCTGACAGTGAGAAGTTTTCAGCTTCTCTTGAACAGATTGAAAATCACCAGAAGCAGCTTGAACAGGAGCTTGCTGACAAGGGCATTGACGGAAGAGAGACTATGGAATATCTTCTTGAAAAAGTTACTAACAGAAGTAATATGCCTGTTTTGTTTATTATCCTTATGATGGGATGTATTGGTGGCGCTGCAGGTTTTATTATGGGAAATTACCAGATGATGGATTTAAAGCAGTTTTGGGTTAAGCCGGGCATATGCCTTGGTGCGGCTTTTGTTTTTCTTATACTTGCAATCTTTAAGTATGGATTTAATAAGAAGAAGCGTCAGAAGAAGTTGGATGCCTTAAAGGAGATTAAGCTTGTAATGGATAAGCTGGACGCGGCAAAGCACGAAAGGGTTTATGTTGAACGTCAGCTTAACAATAAGAAAGAAGCTTTAAAGGATACTCAGGAGTTTATTAAAGCCGAGGAAGAAAAAAGCGTTGATATGCAGGATTATAGTGACGAGTTAAAGGACTTGGAAGCGAAGGAACGTGAAATCAACGAGGCAATTTCAAAGTCTCAGTGGATTCTTGAACAGAAGCAGGAAAAGGACATTGAGCTTCAGAAGAAGATTGATGAACTTGAGGAGCGATTTAACAAGATTAAGAAAGCAAAAGTTGAAATACAGGCTATTGAGGATGCCAAGAGTAATATTGAAGATATAGCAGATGAAATCAGAAATAGTTTCGGTAAGAGATTAAATGAGAGAGCATCTTATTATATTTCACAAATTACAAACGGCAAATATGACAATCTTTCAATAGATGACAAACTTAACATATCTGTAAACAGTAAGCACGCTCTCATAGCTGCTACACGACTTAGCAAGGGCACAATAGAGCAGATATATATGGCACTTAGACTTGCGGCAGCAGATATTATATTTGAAAAGGACAAGAAACCTATACTTCTTGATGATGCCTTTGCAATGTATGATAACAAGCGAATGGGTAATACTATGAGATTTATGGCAGAAAATATGGAACAGGTAATCATCTTCTCATGCCATACAAGAGAGAAGCTAATGGCGGATAAGTTAGGACTTAAGTATAACTTTATAAGGTTGTAG